The sequence below is a genomic window from Ciona intestinalis chromosome 1, KH, whole genome shotgun sequence.
CTGCAACCAAACAGGTGAGGATTTTCAATTGTTcaattataaagaaaaacgtattttttttaacctgaTTCTTCCATTACAAAGATTTTACCAATAAGGttgtaacaattatatattttattacaaaagtgATAAACATATCTAGTAGCTTggggtgggacacctttagcacataatacccaaacaTTCTTATCGCGTTAACAATTAaactgtctatgggagtcgtgaggatacagttttatgattctttgaatgttctttgtttactaccaaatgggacgagaaaatagaataaaaaggtgtcccatcttcccccaccctactatattacaaaatTCTTTCCTTACAAAGGAggggtaaaaatattaacaaagaaattataatatttaattaaatttttcaccTGTAACATGCTTTCCATTGCCGGACTCCCTTTCACAGTtacttgtgatgtcacagaggAAGGAGGAGACCGGATCATCACGCTTGACTTGACTCGGATTTTCTCAACGCTGTAAcagaaaaaattgttaaaaaatataaaaaaagtacagaactttattttacttctacaaatatatctaaaaaatgcaaaaacataCAATGAAattccataaaaaaaaaacgaaaaaaatattttaaaactaactgacttgtttaatTTGGGGGCCGCAgaatttttcttttcaaatcTTGCTCTAGTTTGTCGGGTAAGTGGGCCTACAAAGAAAAACacgtttaataaaaattttgtgtCAAATTGAATGatatagaatttaaaaaaatataaattattttgttgtattcaagatttgtttttatatattaccaGTAAAATAAGATTTGTTCATGCATATTTAAATCTCTTTTAGAACCTGTAACATGTGGGTTAGAGGCAACGTGCTAAACACTGtgagcatatgtgtccttcggcaagacactttataATCCATATAATACAATTTGAAACTAGCTGCTGTAgaagtataataaaaaattttcattttcagaTTTCTTTAActtcatttagttttaataaaatctccTTTACCAGCTGAAGCAGGTCTTCTCACAGGAAGTTGAAATCCTTTCCTCCCCCTTTCCGTCAGAGCTGCCACTTTTGGCGCTAGATAGCTAGGGATGGGGCTCGGCGTTGTGAGGGGGGGTGACGGGTCATGCTGAGTCATGGTGACATCACGGTGGAAGTATTGGTGGTACTCACTGCTGACTCGGCTTTTTTCGTTACCATGGTGACCATTCTAAAATCAATTTAGTTTTTGATTAATACACagacacattttaacaatggtaggaaatttaaactaatgttaaactatatataattttaattgctGACTATTTCGTTTATTATAGTGACCATTCTGAAAAGAAATATAGATTTTTAATTGATAATACACATGTCgctaaaatatgatttaagGAATTGATACCTTGAGTCTCGGAAAACATGACTTGGGTCTTAAAGGAGCGATTGTCATGGTCTTCGGAGATGGGTAAGATTGTGATGACAGAGGGCGTGGGTCATGTGACTTCTTCCCCTGCTCTTCAGGGTTGTCAACCCCGAAAATATTCGAAGGTATTTTGGGTGTTTGTCGAACTAAATACCTTGGTGCCCTGTGAAGAAAATGGATGTTAACACATCTCTTGATAAAGCCTTACTGGATGGCAGATAAAACGTCGGATATACACTtcgttttataccagatgagctgctcaaagttcatatacattatgaacaattttttttttaattcaaaatggTCTCTATGGTGATAAAGGATCAgcaattaaacataatttaactTTAGCTTAAAATTTGCTACCATTTTATAAGTTTGTCCTTTACCTTACTagccaaaataaataattaaaactgaatctttttttttaaaatggtcACCATGGTAACGAAAAAAGCCAGTCAGCAGTGAATACCACCAAAATATGATTTGTGTAACAAAACATGGGGTGTTAATgttagcatttttttaactgataATCTGAATCAGCCACTGTATTCGTACATACATACAAAAGTTATCATTATTATTTCCCTTACCAATACAGCAGAAGTGATTCCGCGATATTCCGTTGCACGTCATGCAAGTGATCTATTCTCCACAAGGTGGCGTGCTCGAGCTTATAACGAGACAAACATTCTTTCGGGAGTCTTTTAGTACttccaatttttaaataagtttttcgAAGTTTTTGCAGATACCTGGAAATTCAAtataaggtatatatatgggtgttgtagtaaattggaaaaaaaatcataagcgggcacgaggtgtatgaaacagaacacgcatgttataacgactgttattgcttgacatgcgaggataaataagttacatttatttattcttttatttatttaaacaaatattgtgcTGCTGTTAACTTATTTCCAAATacccaaaaataaaacttaaaaataaactattctCAATTAACCAAACTATAGATAAAACTTACGTTGTAGTTTTATCTTGGTGAACAGCAAACCGACTTTTATCGATATCCaaccataataataataatttctctccaatcgtgttttgaagGAAAGTTTTGAATTTGTTGAAACCTTTGGAGTCTAGTGGAACAAAGAAGCATAAAAAAACAGAGCAgataaaggtaaaaacaagaaaaagtgaaacaaaacacaacaaaagtAAAGGAAAAAAACAGAAGTTGTTGAATTTCTTTATACATGagtaaacttaaaatacaataataaataacctttctgataatttaaattacactGGAGCTTTagcaaaacataatttgttttaaatgtgtttttttcctaaattatttatctttagacctaaaataaagttaaagaaaaaaaaggaaaaaagtgaaaatatattaaaacatttgcataaattaaataaaaaagaataaaaaatggaaaaaacagaaaacggAAAACGGAACCTCCCACCAGTAAAATCAAATCTCCGAGATGAGGTGGTGAATTCTGATTCGTCAGTTTCGTCCGAAAACACAGAGTCTGTTTCTTCGTCAAATGTTGATATCAATTTGTACTGTGGGGGGGAGGGGTTAATTACAATTAAgatttaacataatattttttatctcttattatttaacataattttttttatctttttttattaaaataactttattaaaatttaggaTTCACTAAAAATACTCATTCAGTCTATTTGGGAAAGATATTTTGGCTTAATGAGCCAAATTTAGCCTAAACCCCAAGCAATCGACAAGAGCCTAACCAAtgtttgctgctaatttccttctctttgttgttttaattaatctgatctttgtAACGGCATTCGAAGattcaataataaataaagatttatgtttttaccttttccaAAAATGAAATCGATTTCTTGGCTGGATGTTCCAGTAAGCCTGACAAAGACCTGGCACTATGGGATCtgagaaaacagaattttaAGCTGTTACAAAACAGTTTTCATAGCAAAAagcatgttatttaaagatcGAAGAGAAGGCATTCAACAGTAAAACTATGTTGTACTTGTCTTTGTAGCACAATAATAGATAATTACTAATGGACAAGCACAGGGCTAGTGGTTAAGGACTTCAGTAGTGATATTCTCATCGGCCGACTATACTAGTTGCCAAATTTAAACGACTGTACATGGGAATACAACTCCTGCGTgtaaacattctattctaagtgggtgaggtcctacagcaaggcacgTGTCATGGATCCTAGTATCTGGTTCTTAACCCTTATTTAGTCTTATTTATATCATACATACCGGTTAGAAAACTTGTCTTCAGGAAATTCAGCTTTTTCATCAGCTTCCATCACAGCTTCAGCTAACATCTGTTATGCTTATGTTAaggtttgaatatttaatgtttcttgtttatccttgtggTGGGGTAACGCCATTTGATAGTCTATAtgacacagatgttctgttcaATACATCTTGTGTctgcttttgagttaccacgtatggaacttaattatcctcgcatggcggggcaatgctGGTCGTTATATCAcagatgttctatttcatacatctAGTGCTCcctaagttaccatgtatgtaacttcgtaGGTAATTTTTtgaggtaaaatataaactttttccCAAATATATAAACCTACATTGTGGGTCAGCTGACTCAGTGGAATTCCCCCATCTTGTGACGAAGATTTGATTATTGGATCTAGGTTGACAATGTTGTCAAGTTTTGTGGAACTGAGGTTAGGGCTCATTGAAAGAAACGCTTCTTTTATCGCAAGTGAGACAAAAACTGATGAATATGAGGTGACGCCCGTCACATCAAAGTTATAACTCCCTAGAAAGTAAtttgggtaaaatatttttggttgtTGGTTGAATAAAGGAATGAAACTCATTTTTCCttgataagaaaaaaatataaaatgttgtgctagtgaagaatcctcccccagcttatctgctaaccactaatcgtaacaaccaaccattggcaaaatttaaaaatgcatacATAGCTCAAGGCTGTCTGAATATATTCTACCAAGGGAAAAACCCAACAGCTTGGGGATTCCCCTAACTAGACCtctattagtttttttaatatttcggAGAAATATAAAAGTGATTTCTCTTTAGTTGTGGGGACAGCATGGGATTTGTAATCAATGCGCGTATTTGCgttataaaatgaaattgtaTGTGAAGTGGGTAATATGCAACAGCACAggtaaaaggtaaaaaaaaaatcgccaaaaaaaatattttaatcaccaaaaaattatttttaaaaccgccaaaaagaataaaaaaaataatatttaatttaatccTTAATGctgcaaaatataataaattaaaaaaaaaaaaaatttacttttctgCTCTTGCTCCACGGATTTCTCCGAGTTTGTTTCTTCTTTGCTCTCGTCGCTCTCACTCCCAACACCCTGGTCGCTTTCGTCATCGGAAAGTTCGGGTTCAATCTTTACCACGTGACCGACTATTGTAACggtaaaaattaaagatttttaaattattttttcgcatctttttttatattattttggcatatttttaaaacggctggcatggggtgtatgacacaaaacacccgtgttataacaactttggTTTTCCaagcgaagataaagcaagctgggttcattcattctttatgtatgactgataatttagacaacccgttagcgaccactaggttgaagaGATTGTTATTAAGTGTTGGCCAAAGCTCacatggtagcagcgacgagccttgaacccattacctttggcCTACATGAATGGGCGGTAACCATTTTGCCACAGCGCCGCATCAGAGATTACGCCATGAATAAACCAGTTAGGTTACGAACCTTGCGGCACCCTCTTTAGCGGCAATGGCATCACGCACGCAGCCGCATCGGCATGGATGGGTAATTACTCGGCACACTTGGAGAGAACACGACGGACGATCCAGAAAACGCAGCGTTTGAGGTCAAACGGGAAGAAAACTTGGGTTCTGTGTTTGAGCTTTGTACCTAAGGAtaactttcatttaaaatacgaGTAtaatattgtggggtaagatgggataccgttagcacctaaattctatattttctgatcgtgttttaaacaattaacaacgctcatttagagtcgtgaggctacagttatatatagtaagatggggaagatgggacaccttttcgttttattttctcgttctatttggtagtaaataaagaagtttcaatgaattataaaaccgtatcctcacaattcccatagaccgttgttaattgcttaaaacgcgatcaggatatttggatattatatgctaaaggtgtcccatcttaccccaccctactatattcataTGTTTTAAAGCAAGCCCACAACTccaaaaaaatcgtttaaagTCGCGAGACTTTATGGTTATATCCTTCTGTGAATGTTTAGTTCGCAACCAAATAGAAAAAGAAAAGATAACGAGAACTTGTCCCATTTACCCCACGAAACTAGACATAAATCtataaaatgacgtcactgtgacgtcacaaacctcaTTATTCTCTTTCTTGAAATATTCCTCGGCGTCGTCGGCGATATCGCGACGAGAATCCATGGAGCTGATTGGACGAGACGAACTCTTGCGTCGAGGGGTTGGAACAGGGGCTGACGTCACAGAACGGGGAGTTCCCGAAACAGATACTGTTTCTACCTGTAGAGGTGTAATTATTTATGTTGAAAAATATAgcaaggtggggtaagatggaaaatTACTTCGTTATTGACATTTTAGGAAAACCATTatttgggttggagcaatggcCGTTAAGGGTGTTACTCCAGCAGTGGTATTTGAACCTGGTTTTTCTTGATTACGAAACACCTGCtatcagcacataatatccaaatatcctgatcgtattttaaacaattaacaacggtctaaggaagtcgtgaggatttagttttataattctttaaatgttctttgtttactaccaaatgagacgagaaataaaatgaaaatattttccatcTCCCTaattctactatataatgcTTTGACAACACCCAACCACATACTTGCTTTGCCATTGTAAACCATTGTTGCGTTTGTGACGGAGTAGAATAGCCCATTGTGACGCTTAATCGTTCCATCATTTGCCCTTTCTCGTCCACAGGGGTGGTGGGAGGGGTCAcctgaaataaaatgtataaatattactgtggggtaagatgggaaactgTTAGCCCCTAAatcccatttttttataatcgTTTTCTGGCAATTAACCACCCCTCTTTTaaagccgtgaggatacggttatataactaaAACAGTAACAATTATGTATCTTGAACAGGGACATATACTACTTTGTAGCAGCATTACGCATCGAACCCGGAACCCTTCAAGGTGTTTTTGCCTAAACGTAAGTCATGCTATGCAATTTTTACTTTTCGGGTTACCATTACCACCAAGCcattaataaaagtaaacaatatCCTTCGTTTGAAACAAACCACAGTTAGTTGTACCTTCTTTTCTTTGTGCCATGGTCTGTAAGTTTGGTCCACAGTCAGTTTAATTCCACATCTGCGTGTCTCGATTTGTGAGAGTAATTTCGCAAGTCTGAATTCagaatatacatatatatgacTTTAGATCAGGGTTTATTACACTGTATTTAGTTTGCTGTTAATCAGGTTTAAGTGTGCCACAAAGTCTCACTAGTGAAGAATACGTTATTTATTAGTCTGGTGGAATGttttagaggttggtagttagataggggttagtggttaggaATTATATGGGTTAGGAGTTACGTTCTGTCCATTACGTTGAATAACAACTctattaccctttttgcatggtcacttttatgcgcgtaagtactcgcatatttattcgcaaaaacaaagttaacacgcaacgtcataagcgtttgcgagtaaatatgccagtacttacgcgcataaaagtgaccatgcaaaaagggtatatgaTTGACATTTTACCCTCATAAGACtcaaaatacaagtatataataaacatacagcatatatattataccttCATATAACATATATCATACCTATATTCCATGTAGAGATCACTACGTAGAAAAGTTGGAAGTCGGAATCTTTTAATCCATTGCATGCCTTGTTCTTTGTCAAGACACTggggaaaaaatattaaaattttgagtatattttgaatgtgaaagaaagtaacttatttatcctcgcatggcggggtaacaacactcgttataacacgggtgttccgtttcatacatcccgtgccagcttacaagttaacacatATGTAACCTGTTTATCTTCAgccgggcaacgacagttgtgttctgtttcatacacttcttgtccgcttacaagttacgtAAGTAACTTTGTAGTTGATTTGGCTGCCATTTGTGAGAAATTCAGCTATTGCAATATGAGTTTTTCTTCATAACTGcgagtgtatatagtagggtggggtaagacagtctatgttttcattcgcttttctcgtcccatttgatagcaaacaaacaatatttacagaagtatatccgtatccttacgactttaaaaagttgttgttaattgttaaaaacaggatgGGAAAGAATTCGGAATTTGTATACTAACGGCaacccattttaccccaactgataataacttttgtaataaaaatttttagcgccaaataaaaatcacaaacCTTGACACTAAAACTCGTTTTTATCTCCTCTTCCTCCTCATTATTTTCTTCCGCTTTCTCTCTTTCATAATGAGGGAGGCGGATTGGTGGGTGGGGGATCGCATTCTGTTTTATTGGGATTTAAGTTAATAGGAAAATCTTGTACTGGAAAACAAGTATTTAAACGCAAGTAACAATTTTGTCTTTTATATTGacatcaaaaattaaaaacattgacactaaaaaaataaaaatgaataataataatttgtaaacaagACATTTGCAAAAATAGAGTTCTTAGGTATACGTTACATGTACGTTAAAAATTATGgttaaaatgtatagtagggtgggggaagatgggacacctttagcacataatatcaaaatatcctgatcgtgttttaaacaattaacaacggtctgtcgGGGTCGTGAGGATTTAGTTTCATAactatttgaatgttctttgtttactactatacatgggacgagaaaatcgagttaaaaggtgtcccatcttcccccacactactgtataaatattaacactATAGAAGTGAACattaacacaataaaaaaatagacgGTATAAAAAATAGACTGTACCTTATACACTTGACTGATAGGTGTTTGGGACCTTGCATATGACTTGATTTTGTCAGCGAGTTTAAATTTCTCCGGAGTTAAAACTTCGAATCCTCCAGTGTCAGTATTAAACCTTAATGGCTCCGGGAAACTCTGTggaatttaaatgaatgtaacttgcgtagttttttgttttatacacctcgtgtccgcttacaaattaccacgtgtgtaacttatgacacgacagtcgttataatacgggtgttctgtttcatacaccttgtgctcgcttacaaattaccacgtatgtgacttatttattccagtggggcaacgacagttgttattacacggttgttctggtcagtttcaatacaaatataacagTCTATTTATGATACAATTAAtaactaaaaccatcttcagtaatgtaaaaagttcaaaaattttcataaataaaattggGGACAAAAACGTGATTTTTCAGCATTAATTCAACGTTATCCAGTGGTAGCTTAATCTATGTTTGTCTGTTTGTCTGTGTTTTACTCGAACCACGAGCACAACAAGCTACTTCATCATCTGATTCATTATCGTTGAATAACTTCACGCTCACTTACCGGTAATTCAAGGAAAGTGTTGAAATAATCAACGAAAAGATCGTCTGTGGCGAGGAACTCGTCCTACCGTGCAATGAACTCAAGTTATTatcaaacacataaaaaaacatatagtagggtggggtataTGGACATTTTCTATGCCCCCTTTTTGAATTAATAGGgggtgtatatagtaggatggggcaagatgggacaccttttcatactaaTTTCTTATTTTCATACTAATTTCTTTCATACTAATTtcatggtagtaaacaaaaaacattcaaaaaatatgaaaccgtatcctcacgactctaatagaccgttattatttgtttaaaaaatggtcaggatgtttggatattatgtgctaaatgtgtcccatcttccccaacacCACTATATATGTATGGTATACCACCGcgatcgacagtcgttatcacacgggtttaacacttCATGCCAGCCAGtgaccatgtatgttactttgtgggtgatttttttttttatgtgtttggctgataatttggacaacccattagtgaccactgggttggagcaattgccgttaagtgtcttgcccaaggaacatacgcccacagtggtagcagcgtcgagccttgaacccattacctatggcGCCGgtcaataaacaaagaatgtttacaaaatcatCCAACCGTATTCTCATATGACCCTTGACCAGGAAAACACGATCACAAAATATGCGATTTAAATTCTAACGACGtccgatttttttatatatatccCTCAGAAATacaattacaaaattacaaCAGTCTTCTAATAGGTGTTACTAATGTACTTACAAAATCATTTTCGTCGATTTCCGGCGGATCtgtgaaaataataaagttaatattatttaaactgtgatatttatatattatagtagggtgctgGGGGagtatgggacacctttagcacttaaatccaaatatcctgatcgtgtttaaacaataaacaacggtctatgggggtcgtggggatacggttttgtaattttttaaatgttctttgtttacttccaaatgagattaaaaaaatgaacgaaaaggtgtcccatcctcccccaccgtactataataactttatttgtctcttcgattacggtagcaaagattcagaaatatttaaaacgataagacaggatatagcgacaaaacaacagttgttaaaacacgcttacagttaaaaaatatattaacacttaaaactaatatatacaATTGGTTTGCATTTTTACCTGTAGTTAGTATTTTCTCTGGCATGTTCAAAGACCGCTAAACCATTTTTAACTTCGCTCTGTTTTGGATCCTATTACCTAGCTACAGTATAACAAAAGAGAGCTCAATTCAGCTGGCGGATAAAACTACTAGCGCCGTTTTGTTCACCGTTTGAGGGGCAACAATACAGCGTACACATAATAAAACCACGAATGGATACGTATCGAACAATACAGTGGAACCGCTGTAATAATTttcgcgaatctgaccctgatctggtgctcatagagttgaacgatccttatgtaaagaaatacagtaaggatctggtgctacgaaaatacgtaacagacaaaaatcaagtccgaccaattgtttaataaaatatatttagtaaagtgggggaaaatgggacacttttagcacataacatgttttaaaaaattaacaacggtctatggaagtcgtcagaatacggttttataactctttgaatgctctttgtttaataccaaatgggacgagaaaatagaataaaaaggtgtcccatcttcccccaccctactgtacatttAGCCTGATTGGCATCGGCAGTCTTTTCGAATAGCTGTGTTGTtctaatgttaaatatttactaaTGTACTTGTATTTAGTTTCACTGTACCTACTGATTCGTACAGAAACCTTATTGCAAACGCCGTGTTTAATgaagcaatatttaaacaaatgtttaagtAGATATGGTTTGACGTCAATAATAAGTTCGatcacatatatagtagggtggggtaagatggaatacggTTAGCACTTAAATTTCCAgaccgtgtttttaacaattaacaatgcccccttaagtcgtgagaatatggttttataatgctgcttgtttaccatcaaatgggacaataaatgATAGGTGTCCCGTAtatccccaccctattataactGTTTTACTAAACGCATTAGGCTAGCACTATAATGGGTAGGGTTTGAAATGATGGATGAGACAGCAATAACTATTGTGGAGTATTTGTCTACCTTCCTCCCAAACCAACGCAGTTCGGTTTACAAAACTAACTCAgtcataatgtttgttttactcAGTAAGTCTGAAACCTTACCTATTACTAACGCTGTATAGTATAGTCCTTCTTGTTCGTATGCCCATTTCATAAAGACTTAGAACTGCTGAAACCTCCCCTTTTTTAGAACGTCTTAATTATAACCTGGTAAATTTTATACGTTTTGTCTGCTTAGATATATGTGTATGTACTGTACACGCAGCTACAGTTTGCGCAAACATAGCAACTTATTTCGCCAAACAGAACAGGTTTCAGGCAGAACACTTAACACATACGCGCTACACAAAGAGCGAATTCAATGTACAGACACAAGTGGCCATACTGGGTAAGGCGGCCTTTTATTAAACCACAATCGAAACACAATAGTTTGTAGACATTTGTAAGCTTTATTACCGCTAGGCTGTGTACAATGAAACAAGATATGTCTTCTAGTAACATGAACCGaaaatttgttacattttacaacaacatTTCGTGCAACGCACGCACCCAGCATGCAAGATAATGGTATAGCTGGCCCACAAAACGTggaatttaaagaatttatGCTGAAGTGGCTATCCAGCAGTAAAGTGCTATACGTGTTAAAGGATCGCTGTTACCACATTTCTCTTTAAAGGGTGATACGGTGTTACTATGACATAGCAGCATATATAACTGTAGTATTCATTTCCCAGCTCGTAGgcaagtagggtggggtaagatgggacaccttttcgttttatttctCGTCTCActaattggtagtaaacaaagcatattcaaagaattataaaaccgaatctCCACGTCTCCCTGCATAGACCATTGTTGATTACTAAACaagatcaggttatttggacattatgtgctgaagAGGTGGATTCCATCTATTGTTCAGTACATATGAATAAGAGACAGACGAAGTCATTtagaaaatgtatattttttattataaaattggttggacttgatttttgtccgCTACGCTTTCATAGCATCAGATCCTATTGGTTCAGTGTAAAGAATTTcgcttttaataataaaccgAATACCGCGgttgtttgttattgtttggGTGAAATCCAACAACAGCAGAAGTTGAAGTAGATTGTTTCAGTAACAATAAGAGCGTATGTTTATGGGAGTATAGTTTCTATGTAATTGTGTAAAGCCAGCGAAAGGGCGTACACAACTTGACGCGATGTGTTTTGTAATGTTACGTCATCGGTATAACGTCACATTATGCATGTCGTCACTCAGACTTTGCAGTTTTTTTCTAAGCAAGTAAAGGTTATGTGCAAAATCTAATGCCAACACAACAGTGTACAAAACTTGCAGCGAGGTTTATTGTATCCGTGTAACCAAAAATGCCTGCTAAAACGCCCGGCTACACCTGAGTGCGACAGTCGCTACGTAGCGTGCAAAAAGAGAGATAACCTCGCCAAAAAAAAATCgagaaaaaaatcttaatttttttctgttctCTTTACTGGAAATTCGGTTCCAATTGAGCCGTTGTGTTGG
It includes:
- the LOC100176615 gene encoding LOW QUALITY PROTEIN: regulator of G-protein signaling 22-like (The sequence of the model RefSeq protein was modified relative to this genomic sequence to represent the inferred CDS: deleted 2 bases in 1 codon; substituted 1 base at 1 genomic stop codon), coding for MPEKILTTDPPEIDENDFDEFLATDDLFVDYFNTFLELPSFPEPLRFNTDTGGFEVLTPEKFKLADKIKSYARSQTPISQVYKNAIPHPPIRLPHYEREKAEENNEEEEEIKTSFSVKCLDKEQGMQWIKRFRLPTFLRSDLYMEYRLAKLLSQIETRRCGIKLTVDQTYRPWHKEKKVTPPTTPVDEKGQMMERLSVTMGYSTPSQTQQWFTMAKQVETVSVSGTPRSVTSAPVPTPRRKSSSRPISSMDSRRDIADDAEEYFKKENNEVQSSNTEPKFSSRLTSNAAFSGSSVVFSPSVPSNYPSMPMRLRAXCLPLKRVPQVGHVVKIEPELSDDESDQGVGSESDESKEETNSEKSVEQEQKRSYNFDVTGVTSYSSVFVSLAIKEAFLSMSPNLSSTKLDNIVNLDPIIKSSSQDGGIPLSQLTHNMLAEAVMEADEKAEFPEDKFSNRSHSARSLSGLLEHPAKKSISFLEKYKLISTFDEETDSVFSDETDESEFTTSSRRFDFTDSKGFNKFKTFLQNTIGEKLLLLWLDIDKSRFAVHQDKTTTYLQKLRKTYLKIGSTKRLPKECLSRYKLEHATLWRIDHLHDVQRNIAESLLLYWAPRYLVRQTPKIPSNIFGVDNPEEQGKKSHDPRPLSSQSYPSPKTMTIAPLRPKSCFPRLKNGHHGNEKSRVSSEYHQYFHRDVTMTQHDPSPPLTTPSPIPSYLAPKVAALTERGRKGFQLPVRRPASAGPLTRQTRARFEKKNSAAPKLNNVEKIRVKSSVMIRSPPSSVTSQVTVKGSPAMESMLQALYHDTRAGWFFTQFCEQSGNKMWNNAVHFWFDLQDFHHLFYGEIFDHFTVERKAQLIFSTYIVSGARENIGVSVATRRQIQLKLSPAFDELFDSAEEQVLKMLIVPWNQMLGTDQASYSKIELIKQERNLNVAPRYLTYLQKKGIKQKKQPVKTEQESMEKYEEDLWMKVPEDVKNYTFDELIRNRIELEFFRKFLEENYAKTDLLCWLDIESFKRIPHPANEKRDEKAKEIRTKYLHKKYFFGPNSPATKDEQNKAVLAGGGWGKTLKERPPNELITEAQKYVRQRIEKRWLPLFLATEEFQDRQRPKSQMSDVADDVILQKKKKRGEPWRLLDNRWQSSSRDLMEFRRGLTNRITTSQFRKYVSLKGEFLENDVLFWVEVQKYKDFCHIHNDPVSTEIKVTSIINCFISSHIPPSLQIDISAEMAEKIIEKRKEMGPYVFREAQLTVFRVLFTHWSGFCEFRKNLSDEKITSTLERQRRKRMERIKKQIKEQEEEALLREEAKAAKEADTLDLPDILSTRGSEIAESVMSESRHNNLAWSYGKHVEGLERQRQLLIMENEVKGQIPPEALPARDIDVSSEPTELDTESDEGNEGSVDTSASKGKKKRKDKVLISTIKEPNAAGDKSQEISQGKEQENVSKKQKITKKRGTEETVKPLVLID